A window from Drosophila subobscura isolate 14011-0131.10 chromosome O, UCBerk_Dsub_1.0, whole genome shotgun sequence encodes these proteins:
- the LOC117897090 gene encoding ATP-dependent RNA helicase bel isoform X2 has protein sequence MSNAINQNGTGLEQQVAGLDLNGGSADYSGPITSKTSTNSVTGGVYVPPHLRGGGGNNNAAEVDSQGQGQGFDSRAANPRADSREPQQNRSGEYRRGGGGGGRGYNRQSGEYGSFGSGGGGRRGGGSGGRFEDNYNGDFDSRRGGDWNRSGGGGGRSFGGDRRGPSYRGGGGGSGTALDEQPDEGQQQPQQPRNDRWQEPERPSGFEGAVEGGAPGGGGNRSFNNRGERGGGSGYNSRWKEGGGGNTDYTKLGARDERLEQELFGVGNTGINFDKYEDIPVEATGQNVPPNITTFDDVQLTEIIRNNVSLARYDKPTPVQKHAIPIIISGRDLMACAQTGSGKTAAFLVPILNQMYEHGMSAPPQNNRQYSRRKQYPLGLVLAPTRELATQIFEEAKKFAYRSRMRPAVLYGGNNTSEQMRELDRGCHLIVATPGRLEDMITRGKVGLENIRFLVLDEADRMLDMGFEPQIRRIVEQLNMPPTGQRQTLMFSATFPKQIQELASDFLSNYIFLAVGRVGSTSENITQTILWVYEQDKRSYLLDLLSSIRDGPEYSKEHLTLIFVETKKGADSLEEFLYQCSHPVTSIHGDRTQKEREEALRCFRSGDCPILVATAVAARGLDIPHVKHVINFDLPSDVEEYVHRIGRTGRMGNLGVATSFFNEKNRNICSDLLELLIETKQEIPNFLEDLMSSDRGHGGAKRRGGPGARYGGSGFGSRDYRQGSGGGGGSRGGSGPPPRSSGAGGAGGGGSFRSNGNSYGGNSGGGGYYGSSGGGGGSYGGSYSGGGGAAASHSGNGPDWWGAQ, from the exons ATGAGTAATGCTATTAACCAAAATGGCACAGGTCTAGAGCAGCAA GTTGCTGGTCTGGACTTGAATGGCGGCTCAGCTGACTACAGCGGCCCCATAACAAGCAAGACTTCCACTAACTCGGTCACCGGTGGTGTTTATGTGCCCCCGCATcttcgtggtggtggtggcaacaacaacgcagcgGAGGTAGACAGCCAGGGCCAAGGCCAGGGCTTCGATTCGAGAGCCGCTAATCCGCGCGCCGACAGCAGGGAACCGCAGCAGAATCGCAGCGGTGAGTATCgcagaggcggcggcggcggtggtcgTGGCTACAATCGCCAGAGCGGCGAGTACGGAAGTtttggcagcggcggcggaggaCGTCGTGGAGGAGGTAGTGGTGGTCGCTTTGAGGACAACTACAACG GTGATTTCGATTCGCGCCGTGGAGGCGACTGGAATCGcagtggtggcggcggcggacgAAGCTTCGGTGGGGATCGGCGAGGTCCCTCGTATCGCGGTGGTGGAGGCGGCAGTGGTACCGCCCTTGACGAACAGCCCGATGAgggccaacagcagccgcagcagccacgcaATGACCGCTGGCAGGAGCCAGAGCGCCCAAGTGGCTTCGAGGGCGCTGTCGAAGGCGGAGCTCCGGGAGGCGGCGGAAACAGATCGTTTAACAATCGCGGCGAACGCGGAGGCGGCTCTGGCTACAACAGTCGCTGGAAGGAAGGCGGAGGCGGCAACACCGACTACACAAAACTGGGAGCCAGGGACGAGCGCTTGGAGCAGGAGCTGTTCGGCGTTGGCAACACGGGCATCAATTTTGACAAATACGAGGATATACCCGTGGAGGCGACGGGCCAGAATGTTCCACCCAATATCACAACGTTCGATGATGTGCAGCTGACGGAGATCATTCGCAACAACGTGAGCCTTGCGCGTTATGACAAACCGACACCGGTGCAGAAGCACGCCATACCGATCATCATCAGTGGACGTGATCTGATGGCCTGTGCCCAGACCGGGTCCGGCAAGACGGCCGCCTTCCTCGTGCCCATCCTTAACCAGATGTACGAGCACGGTATGTCGGCGCCGCCGCAGAACAATCGACAGTATAGCCGGCGCAAGCAGTATCCGTTGGGTCTGGTGCTGGCACCGACCCGCGAGCTGGCTACCCAGATCTTTGAGGAGGCCAAGAAGTTCGCCTACCGTTCTCGTATGCGTCCGGCCGTACTCTATGGCGGAAACAACACCAGCGAGCAGATGCGCGAGCTGGACCGGGGATGCCATTTGATTGTGGCCACTCCGGGCCGATTGGAGGACATGATTACGCGCGGCAAGGTGGGTCTGGAAAACATTCGCTTCCTGGTGCTGGACGAGGCCGATCGCATGTTGGACATGGGCTTCGAGCCGCAGATTCGTCGCATCGTGGAGCAGCTAAATATGCCACCCACTGGCCAGCGTCAGACGCTTATGTTCTCGGCCACATTCCCAAAGCAGATTCAGGAACTGGCGAGCGATTTTCTCAGCAACTACATTTTCCTCGCCGTGGGCCGCGTGGGCTCCACGTCCGAGAATATTACTCAGACCATTCTCTGGGTCTACGAGCAGGACAAGCGCTCGTATCTGCTCGATCTACTCTCGTCCATTCGCGATGGACCCGAATACAGCAAGGAACACCTGACGCTCATTTTCGTGGAGACAAAGAAGGGAGCGGACTCGCTGGAGGAGTTCCTCTATCAGTGCAGCCATCCGGTGACCAGCATCCATGGCGACCGCACCCAGAAGGAGCGCGAGGAGGCCTTGCGCTGCTTCCGCTCCGGCGATTGCCCGATTCTGGTGGCcacagctgtggctgctcgtGGTCTGGACATTCCACATGTTAAGCATGTCATCAACTTTGATCTGCCCTCGGATGTGGAGGAGTATGTCCATCGCATTGGTCGTACCGGCCGTATGGGCAACCTCGGCGTGGCCACGTCCTTCTTCAACGAAAAGAATCGCAACATTTGCTCggatctgctggagctgctgatCGAGACGAAGCAGGAGATTCCCAACTTCCTGGAGGATCTGATGAGTTCGGATCGTGGACACGGCGGAGCTAAGCGTCGTGGAGGTCCGGGCGCACGCTACGgcggctctggctttggctctcgCGATTACCGCCAGGgctctggcggcggcggtggcagtcGAGGCGGCAGTGGCCCCCCTCCCCGCAGCAGTGGCGCAGGAGgtgccggcggcggcggaagCTTCCGCAGCAATGGAAACTCGTATG GAGGCAACTCTGGTGGTGGCGGATActacggcagcagcggcggtggtggcggatCCTATGGCGGCTCGtacagcggaggaggaggcgccgCTGCCTCGCACTCAGGCAACGGTCCGGATTGGTGGGGGGCTCAATGA
- the LOC117897090 gene encoding ATP-dependent RNA helicase bel isoform X1, translated as MSNAINQNGTGLEQQVAGLDLNGGSADYSGPITSKTSTNSVTGGVYVPPHLRGGGGNNNAAEVDSQGQGQGFDSRAANPRADSREPQQNRSGEYRRGGGGGGRGYNRQSGEYGSFGSGGGGRRGGGSGGRFEDNYNGKSAARIFQQQLLISFDPTLLLPGDFDSRRGGDWNRSGGGGGRSFGGDRRGPSYRGGGGGSGTALDEQPDEGQQQPQQPRNDRWQEPERPSGFEGAVEGGAPGGGGNRSFNNRGERGGGSGYNSRWKEGGGGNTDYTKLGARDERLEQELFGVGNTGINFDKYEDIPVEATGQNVPPNITTFDDVQLTEIIRNNVSLARYDKPTPVQKHAIPIIISGRDLMACAQTGSGKTAAFLVPILNQMYEHGMSAPPQNNRQYSRRKQYPLGLVLAPTRELATQIFEEAKKFAYRSRMRPAVLYGGNNTSEQMRELDRGCHLIVATPGRLEDMITRGKVGLENIRFLVLDEADRMLDMGFEPQIRRIVEQLNMPPTGQRQTLMFSATFPKQIQELASDFLSNYIFLAVGRVGSTSENITQTILWVYEQDKRSYLLDLLSSIRDGPEYSKEHLTLIFVETKKGADSLEEFLYQCSHPVTSIHGDRTQKEREEALRCFRSGDCPILVATAVAARGLDIPHVKHVINFDLPSDVEEYVHRIGRTGRMGNLGVATSFFNEKNRNICSDLLELLIETKQEIPNFLEDLMSSDRGHGGAKRRGGPGARYGGSGFGSRDYRQGSGGGGGSRGGSGPPPRSSGAGGAGGGGSFRSNGNSYGGNSGGGGYYGSSGGGGGSYGGSYSGGGGAAASHSGNGPDWWGAQ; from the exons ATGAGTAATGCTATTAACCAAAATGGCACAGGTCTAGAGCAGCAA GTTGCTGGTCTGGACTTGAATGGCGGCTCAGCTGACTACAGCGGCCCCATAACAAGCAAGACTTCCACTAACTCGGTCACCGGTGGTGTTTATGTGCCCCCGCATcttcgtggtggtggtggcaacaacaacgcagcgGAGGTAGACAGCCAGGGCCAAGGCCAGGGCTTCGATTCGAGAGCCGCTAATCCGCGCGCCGACAGCAGGGAACCGCAGCAGAATCGCAGCGGTGAGTATCgcagaggcggcggcggcggtggtcgTGGCTACAATCGCCAGAGCGGCGAGTACGGAAGTtttggcagcggcggcggaggaCGTCGTGGAGGAGGTAGTGGTGGTCGCTTTGAGGACAACTACAACGGTAAGTCTGCAGCTCGAATCTTCCAGCAACAGCTTCTCATCTCATTTGATCCCACCCTTTTGCTCCCAGGTGATTTCGATTCGCGCCGTGGAGGCGACTGGAATCGcagtggtggcggcggcggacgAAGCTTCGGTGGGGATCGGCGAGGTCCCTCGTATCGCGGTGGTGGAGGCGGCAGTGGTACCGCCCTTGACGAACAGCCCGATGAgggccaacagcagccgcagcagccacgcaATGACCGCTGGCAGGAGCCAGAGCGCCCAAGTGGCTTCGAGGGCGCTGTCGAAGGCGGAGCTCCGGGAGGCGGCGGAAACAGATCGTTTAACAATCGCGGCGAACGCGGAGGCGGCTCTGGCTACAACAGTCGCTGGAAGGAAGGCGGAGGCGGCAACACCGACTACACAAAACTGGGAGCCAGGGACGAGCGCTTGGAGCAGGAGCTGTTCGGCGTTGGCAACACGGGCATCAATTTTGACAAATACGAGGATATACCCGTGGAGGCGACGGGCCAGAATGTTCCACCCAATATCACAACGTTCGATGATGTGCAGCTGACGGAGATCATTCGCAACAACGTGAGCCTTGCGCGTTATGACAAACCGACACCGGTGCAGAAGCACGCCATACCGATCATCATCAGTGGACGTGATCTGATGGCCTGTGCCCAGACCGGGTCCGGCAAGACGGCCGCCTTCCTCGTGCCCATCCTTAACCAGATGTACGAGCACGGTATGTCGGCGCCGCCGCAGAACAATCGACAGTATAGCCGGCGCAAGCAGTATCCGTTGGGTCTGGTGCTGGCACCGACCCGCGAGCTGGCTACCCAGATCTTTGAGGAGGCCAAGAAGTTCGCCTACCGTTCTCGTATGCGTCCGGCCGTACTCTATGGCGGAAACAACACCAGCGAGCAGATGCGCGAGCTGGACCGGGGATGCCATTTGATTGTGGCCACTCCGGGCCGATTGGAGGACATGATTACGCGCGGCAAGGTGGGTCTGGAAAACATTCGCTTCCTGGTGCTGGACGAGGCCGATCGCATGTTGGACATGGGCTTCGAGCCGCAGATTCGTCGCATCGTGGAGCAGCTAAATATGCCACCCACTGGCCAGCGTCAGACGCTTATGTTCTCGGCCACATTCCCAAAGCAGATTCAGGAACTGGCGAGCGATTTTCTCAGCAACTACATTTTCCTCGCCGTGGGCCGCGTGGGCTCCACGTCCGAGAATATTACTCAGACCATTCTCTGGGTCTACGAGCAGGACAAGCGCTCGTATCTGCTCGATCTACTCTCGTCCATTCGCGATGGACCCGAATACAGCAAGGAACACCTGACGCTCATTTTCGTGGAGACAAAGAAGGGAGCGGACTCGCTGGAGGAGTTCCTCTATCAGTGCAGCCATCCGGTGACCAGCATCCATGGCGACCGCACCCAGAAGGAGCGCGAGGAGGCCTTGCGCTGCTTCCGCTCCGGCGATTGCCCGATTCTGGTGGCcacagctgtggctgctcgtGGTCTGGACATTCCACATGTTAAGCATGTCATCAACTTTGATCTGCCCTCGGATGTGGAGGAGTATGTCCATCGCATTGGTCGTACCGGCCGTATGGGCAACCTCGGCGTGGCCACGTCCTTCTTCAACGAAAAGAATCGCAACATTTGCTCggatctgctggagctgctgatCGAGACGAAGCAGGAGATTCCCAACTTCCTGGAGGATCTGATGAGTTCGGATCGTGGACACGGCGGAGCTAAGCGTCGTGGAGGTCCGGGCGCACGCTACGgcggctctggctttggctctcgCGATTACCGCCAGGgctctggcggcggcggtggcagtcGAGGCGGCAGTGGCCCCCCTCCCCGCAGCAGTGGCGCAGGAGgtgccggcggcggcggaagCTTCCGCAGCAATGGAAACTCGTATG GAGGCAACTCTGGTGGTGGCGGATActacggcagcagcggcggtggtggcggatCCTATGGCGGCTCGtacagcggaggaggaggcgccgCTGCCTCGCACTCAGGCAACGGTCCGGATTGGTGGGGGGCTCAATGA
- the LOC117897099 gene encoding uncharacterized protein LOC117897099: MQKAQQRGLCWMLLVLGSLILTFTLAFSYWMFVPREVNFWSLISHNYSGPGQKGMLPGMVPAGLKLKHGPPFVYQILH, translated from the coding sequence ATGCAGAAGGCACAACAACGCGGTCTCTGCTGGATGCTGCTTGTGCTGGGCTCCCTGATCCTCACCTTCACGCTGGCCTTCAGTTACTGGATGTTTGTTCCACGGGAGGTGAACTTCTGGTCGCTGATTTCGCATAATTACAGCGGGCCAGGACAAAAGGGAATGCTACCGGGCATGGTGCCAGCGGGACTCAAGCTGAAGCACGGGCCACCCTTCGTTTACCAGATATTACATTag
- the LOC117897096 gene encoding protein SYS1 homolog encodes MKGGTFRNTQWDPTLLTSQIISMQFCVYFTLGLLVFVANKLSGDNYTLDHLFEYREIHIYDLGGRLVICAFVVNAFVASLALWCIVRRAKLCLDFSCTFHVLHLLICWWYNRSFPANASWWLLNVITGTIMCIGGEFLCLQTEMKEIPVGYAALNQKSDV; translated from the exons ATGAAAGGCGGAACTTTTCGCAACACGCAATGGGATCCGACGCTGCTAACCTCCCAAATAATATCGATGCAGTTCTGCGTGTACTTCACACTTGGCctgcttgtgtttgtggccAACAAGTTGTCTGGCGACAACTACACTCTGGACCATTTATTCGAATATCGT GAAATACACATATACGACCTGGGCGGCAGGCTGGTCATTTGCGCCTTTGTCGTAAATGCGTTTGTGGCTTCGCTGGCTTTGTGGTGTATAGTGAGACGGGCGAAGCTGTGTCTGGACTTCAG CTGTACCTTCCATGTTCTGCATTTGCTGATCTGCTGGTGGTACAATCGTTCATTCCCCGCGAATGCCTCCTGGTGGCTGCTAAACGTCATAACAGGAACCATCATGTGCATAGGTGGGGAATTTCTCTGTCTTCAAACCGAAATGAAAGAGATTCCAGTGGGCTACGCTGCGCTCAACCAAAAGTCAGACGTTTGA
- the LOC117897094 gene encoding dihydroorotate dehydrogenase (quinone), mitochondrial: MENAKKFSRMRSLGIVTAGASAVLMGITAYNNKDRFFRTFVMPAVRLLPAEASHNLAVLACKYRVYPVSDYQDDINLNTQFFGRLLSNPIGIAAGFDKNADAIAGLKDLGFGFVEVGTVTPNAQEGNPKPRVFRLSEDKAIINRYGFNSDGHQAVLQRLTETRKQEDFNAVVGVNLGRNRDTMTPVSDYVQGVKVFGPVADYLVINVSSPNTKGLRDMQSKAKLAELLEQVNEARSGLEKNRSVPILLKLSPDLEVSDLNDIVAVIKRNKSRVDGLIVSNTTVTRDNLHDAKWTAEAGGLSGEPLKARSTEMIAQMYQLTNGKVPIIGVGGISSGHDAYQKIEAGASYVQIYTALVYEGPYLVEQIKDELSKLITEGGHSNVQAVVGTKSKSYLPK; the protein is encoded by the exons ATGGAGAATGCTAAGAAATTT AGTCGCATGCGCTCGCTGGGAATAGTCACGGCAGGGGCCAGCGCCGTGCTGATGGGAATTACGGcgtacaacaacaaggacCGGTTCTTTCGCACGTTTGTTATGCCGGCCGTGCGTCTGCTGCCGGCAGAGGCCAGCCACAACTTGGCTGTGTTGGCGTGCAAATATCGCGTTTATCCAGTCTCCGACTACCAAGATGACATCAATTTGAATACCCAGTTCTTTGGTCGTCTGCTGAGCAATCCAATTGGCATCGCCGCTGGATTTGACAAAAATGCCGATGCCATTGCCGGCCTTAAAGAtcttggctttggttttgttgagGTAGGAACTGTCACGCCCAACGCCCAGGAGGGAAATCCGAAGCCTCGAGTGTTCCGCCTGTCTGAAGACAAAGCCATTATAAATCGTTATGGGTTCAACAGTGATGGCCACCAAGCTGTTCTCCAGCGGCTAACTGAGACGCGAAAACAGGAGGATTTTAATGCCGTAGTGGGCGTAAATTTGGGACGCAATCGAGACACCATGACCCCAGTCTCTGACTACGTGCAGGGAGTCAAGGTCTTTGGCCCCGTGGCTGATTACCTAGTAATCAATGTGAGCAGCCCCAACACGAAAGGACTTAGGGATATGCAGAGTAAGGCGAAGCTGGCCGAGCTGCTCGAACAAGTGAACGAGGCGCGGTCGGGTCTAGAAAAGAATCGTAGTGTCCCGATCTTGCTCAAGCTGTCGCCGGACCTTGAGGTCTCAGACCTGAACGACATTGTGGCCGTCATTAAGCGAAACAAGAGTCGCGTGGATGGTCTCATTGTCTCCAATACGACAGTGACGCGTGACAATTTGCATGACGCAAAGTGGACCGCTGAGGCGGGCGGACTGAGCGGAGAACCACTCAAAGCCCGCTCCACAGAGATGATTGCCCAGATGTACCAGCTCACCAACGGAAAAGTTCCCATAATTGGCGTTGGCGGCATCTCATCCGGGCATGACGCTTATCAGAAGATTGAGGCAGGCGCTTCGTACGTCCAAATCTACACTGCTCTGGTCTACGAAGGACCATATCTCGTTGAGCAGATCAAGGACGAGCTCTCGAAACTAATCACCGAAGGGGGACATTCCAATGTACAGGCAGTCGTTGGGACAAAGTCAAAGTCCTACCTACCCAAGTAA
- the LOC117897097 gene encoding SRA stem-loop-interacting RNA-binding protein, mitochondrial, translating into MSSGFARSSYKLFVGNLPWTISSKELKTYFSRYGHVANAEVVFDKQQGLSKYYGFVVFSQRDAYNSASNQNTHFLEGRVLNVQRANESQ; encoded by the coding sequence ATGTCCAGCGGATTCGCACGTAGCTCATACAAGTTGTTCGTGGGCAATCTCCCGTGGACCATCAGCAGCAAGGAGCTGAAAACCTACTTCTCCCGCTACGGGCACGTGGCCAATGCTGAAGTGGTGTTCGACAAGCAGCAGGGACTGTCAAAGTACTACGGATTCGTGGTCTTTAGCCAGCGGGATGCCTACAACAGCGCCAGCAACCAGAACACCCACTTCCTCGAGGGCAGAGTACTCAACGTGCAGCGTGCCAACGAAagtcaataa
- the LOC117897093 gene encoding dual specificity mitogen-activated protein kinase kinase 4 yields MAERPKNLFATGPSRSRNPPDQLSLNNLSIRHPPSSTSSTSSGSTSSGSSSSSQHNNVALRFSAQPPIATSSVSGAVAGAGACGGGGTAPASSSSSSTATDRHRERIRQQACGKLQFGEGAANAHQFTSDDLEDEGEIGRGAFGAVNKMIFKKLDKVMAVKRIRSTVDEKEQKQLLMDLEVVMKSNECIYIVQFYGALFKEGDCWICMELMDTSLDKFYKYIFEKQQRHLPESILAKITVATVNALNYLKEELKIIHRDVKPSNILLHRRGDIKLCDFGISGQLVDSIAKTKDAGCRPYMAPERIDPERAKGYDVRSDVWSLGITLMEVATGNFPYRKWDSVFEQLCQVVQGEPPRLMTSYNGMEFSKEFVEFVNTCLIKKESDRPKYSRLLEMPFIRRGETSHTDVAVYVADILESMENDGITQFTANQQAES; encoded by the exons ATGGCCGAGCGACcgaaaaatttgtttgcaa CTGGACCCAGTCGCTCGCGCAACCCTCCCGACCAGCTCAGTCTGAACAACCTCAGCATTCGCCATCCGCCCTCGTCAACCTCGTCGACTTCGTCCGGGTCTACATCGTCGGGCTCAAGTTCCTCATCTCAACATAACAATGTGGCGCTGCGTTTCAGTGCACAGCCCCCGATAGCCACCAGCAGTGTCAGTGGCGCAgttgccggtgccggtgcctgCGGCGGAGGCGGCACTGCGCCGgcttcaagcagcagcagcagcacggctACAGACCGGCATCGGGAGCGCATACGCCAGCAGGCCTGTGGCAAGCTACAGTTTGGCGAGGGTGCTGCCAACGCACATCAGTTTACATCAGACGATCTCGAGGATGAGGGCGAGATAGGGCGCGGAGCCTTTGGTGCCGTCAACAAGATGATATTCAAGAAGCTGGACAAGGTTATGGCAGTGAAGCGCATTCGCTCCACTGTCGACGAAAAGGAACAAAAGCAATTGCTCATGGATCTCGAGGTGGTCATGAAGTCCAATGAATGCATCTACATTGTGCAGTTCTATGGAGCGCTCTTCAAGGAGGGCGATTGCTGGATATGCATGGAACTGATGGACACGTCGCTGGACAAATTCTACAAGTACATATTCGAGAAACAGCAGCGTCACTTGCCAGAGTCTATTCTCGCCAAAATCACGGTTGCCACGGTGAACGCGTTGAACTACTTGAAGGAGGAGCTCAAGATAATACACCGGGATGTGAAGCCCAGCAACATCTTACTGCACCGCAGAGGCGACATCAAGCTGTGTGATTTTGGAATATCGGGACAGCTTGTGGATTCAATAGCCAAGACCAAGGATGCGGGCTGCAGACCCTACATGGCg CCGGAACGCATCGATCCAGAGCGTGCCAAGGGCTATGATGTGCGAAGCGATGTCTGGTCCTTGGGTATAACTTTGATGGAGGTGGCGACAGGTAATTTCCCATATCGCAAATGGGACTCGGTGTTTGAGCAGCTGTGCCAG GTTGTGCAAGGCGAACCGCCGCGACTAATGACCTCATACAATGGCATGGAGTTCTCCAAAGAGTTTGTAGAATTCGTCAACACTTG CCTCATTAAAAAGGAGAGTGACAGGCCGAAGTACAGCCGACTGCTGGAGATGCCCTTCATACGTCGCGGCGAGACGAGCCACACCGATGTGGCTGTGTACGTGGCAGATATCCTCGAGTCAATGGAAAACGATGGCATAACACAGTTCACGGCCAACCAGCAGGCGGAGAGTTAA